One Poecilia reticulata strain Guanapo linkage group LG4, Guppy_female_1.0+MT, whole genome shotgun sequence genomic window carries:
- the lmo4b gene encoding LIM domain transcription factor LMO4b, whose protein sequence is MVNPGGNSQPPAVGTGSLSWKRCAGCGGKIADRFLLYTMDSYWHSRCLKCSCCHAQLGEIGTSCYTKSGMILCRNDYIRLFGNSGACSACGQSIPASELVMRAQGNVYHLKCFTCSTCRNRLVPGDRFHYINGSLFCEHDRPTALINGHLSSLQTNPLLPDQKVC, encoded by the exons aTGGTGAATCCCGGAGGCAACAGCCAGCCACCAGCGGTGGGGACGGGTTCCCTGTCCTGGAAGCGATGCGCTGGCTGCGGGGGCAAAATCGCTGACCGCTTCCTCCTCTACACCATGGACAGCTACTGGCACAGCCGCTGCCTCAAGTGCTCCTGCTGCCATGCCCAGCTGGGCGAAATAGGCACGTCGTGCTACACAAAAAGCGGCATGATCCTCTGCAGAAACGACTACATCAG GTTATTTGGGAACAGTGGAGCTTGCAGCGCCTGCGGTCAGTCGATTCCAGCCAGTGAGTTGGTGATGAGGGCGCAGGGCAATGTGTACCATCTCAAG TGTTTCACGTGTTCCACCTGCCGGAACCGGCTTGTTCCTGGGGATCGGTTCCACTACATCAACGGCAGCCTCTTCTGCGAACACGACAGACCCACAGCGCTCATCAACGGCCATTTAAGTTCTCTGCAGACGAACCCGTTACTGCCTGACCAGAAG GTGTGTTAG